The following are from one region of the Dreissena polymorpha isolate Duluth1 chromosome 2, UMN_Dpol_1.0, whole genome shotgun sequence genome:
- the LOC127867997 gene encoding uncharacterized protein LOC127867997 isoform X2 yields the protein MYRLPPEIDGPYRSAIEENHPASGPNQEVESTTQLTGNISHNGIQSDADPARESAGNQRDQGSQGQHFLFTVPTIPAPQDVDCHIELQTIQIQGGKCTQLGGDRRRPYICQSGPHIVFEPRCRQIVENRRQRSRQQLPVEGAD from the exons ATGTAT CGCTTACCACCGGAAATAGACGGCCCCTACCGATCGGCGATCGAAGAGAATCACCCAGCTTCCGGCCCCAACCAGGAAGTAGAATCGACAACTCAGCTGACCGGAAACATCTCACATAACGGCATTCAGTCAGACGCAGACCCGGCGCGGGAGTCAGCAGGAAACCAACGGGACCAAGGTAGTCAGGGGCAGCATTTCCTGTTTACAGTTCCTACCATTCCGGCACCACAGGACGTCGACTGTCATATAGAATTACAAACC ATTCAGATTCAAGGCGGTAAATGCACGCAGCTGGGCGGCGACAGGAGGCGCCCTTACATCTGTCAGAGTGGCCCGCATATCGTGTTCGAGCCCCGCTGTCGGCAGATCGTCGAAAATCGGCGGCAGCGGAGCCGCCAGCAACTTCCGGTGGAGGGCGCTGATTGA
- the LOC127867997 gene encoding uncharacterized protein LOC127867997 isoform X1, protein MLLFTPELVYLIAVASLGNADGVDGRRRNPARLMPRNRLPPEIDGPYRSAIEENHPASGPNQEVESTTQLTGNISHNGIQSDADPARESAGNQRDQGSQGQHFLFTVPTIPAPQDVDCHIELQTIQIQGGKCTQLGGDRRRPYICQSGPHIVFEPRCRQIVENRRQRSRQQLPVEGAD, encoded by the exons ATGCTGTTGTTCACACCCGAGTTGGTCTATCTCATCGCGGTGGCGTCGCTGGGCAACGCCGATGGTGTCGATGGTAGACGGAGGAATCCAGCCAGGCTGATGCCACGGAAT CGCTTACCACCGGAAATAGACGGCCCCTACCGATCGGCGATCGAAGAGAATCACCCAGCTTCCGGCCCCAACCAGGAAGTAGAATCGACAACTCAGCTGACCGGAAACATCTCACATAACGGCATTCAGTCAGACGCAGACCCGGCGCGGGAGTCAGCAGGAAACCAACGGGACCAAGGTAGTCAGGGGCAGCATTTCCTGTTTACAGTTCCTACCATTCCGGCACCACAGGACGTCGACTGTCATATAGAATTACAAACC ATTCAGATTCAAGGCGGTAAATGCACGCAGCTGGGCGGCGACAGGAGGCGCCCTTACATCTGTCAGAGTGGCCCGCATATCGTGTTCGAGCCCCGCTGTCGGCAGATCGTCGAAAATCGGCGGCAGCGGAGCCGCCAGCAACTTCCGGTGGAGGGCGCTGATTGA